A section of the bacterium SCSIO 12696 genome encodes:
- a CDS encoding DNA polymerase III subunit chi translates to MTDVQFYNTCQPLEDALQYTCRLIEKVSARRLPILVHTADEAIGKQLDDLLWSFQETSFIGHTTDNSDYQAINISWEDDPGEHHHVLINLGTQVPSWHGRFEKVLEIIYDQKDVIESKRNSFRYYKERGYPLRYHDLKKHPI, encoded by the coding sequence ATGACCGACGTCCAGTTTTACAACACCTGCCAACCTCTGGAAGACGCTCTGCAGTACACCTGCCGACTGATCGAAAAGGTCAGCGCTCGCAGGCTGCCAATATTGGTACACACCGCAGACGAAGCCATCGGCAAACAACTGGATGACTTGTTATGGTCTTTTCAGGAGACCAGCTTTATCGGCCACACCACCGACAATTCAGATTATCAAGCCATCAATATCAGTTGGGAAGACGACCCCGGCGAGCACCACCACGTTCTCATCAACCTTGGGACACAAGTCCCATCCTGGCACGGCCGCTTTGAGAAAGTGCTGGAGATTATCTACGATCAAAAAGACGTTATCGAAAGCAAGCGCAACAGCTTTCGCTACTACAAAGAACGCGGTTATCCGCTGCGCTACCATGACCTGAAGAAACACCCGATCTGA
- a CDS encoding HAMP domain-containing histidine kinase: MPKTRKNLHSKMTKVFLLQVGLISLVAAAGVFAAREMIESVLMRKALEGEAEYFWQHREQNPDLAMPNTLNLRGFLAHNGDASTVPLPLRELRPGLQRVHFDGSKPIIYVEDKATASGADRLYLIFDEESVSLLTLVFGILPLTAVLVILYIFAWLAYRQSHRAISPIVKLAKVVEEAEPKEGQWLALNLDELRHARDLEVSTLVRALDHFTERLGEFIERERNFTRDASHELRTPIAVLRSSLELLERKQKDFGDATVTRMYRTLFDMEALIETLLLLAREESNQLPSDKVVINDLVKDELGALGTVFHDKAIEISVVDKELLNVDAPTPVAKILINNLLRNAYNYTPEGKIEVVLEAHCLLVKDSGPGMDAATLERLGTPFHRGGTEGELGGHGLGMAIVKRLCNRYGWTLKLDSELGKGTEVRVCFSTGDGGLV; the protein is encoded by the coding sequence ATGCCAAAAACAAGAAAAAATCTCCATTCCAAAATGACCAAGGTCTTCCTATTGCAGGTGGGCCTGATCAGCTTGGTGGCCGCAGCGGGGGTATTTGCTGCAAGGGAAATGATTGAAAGTGTGTTGATGCGCAAAGCCCTGGAGGGTGAGGCGGAATATTTTTGGCAACACCGAGAGCAAAATCCCGATCTGGCAATGCCCAATACCCTCAACTTGAGGGGATTTCTGGCTCACAACGGCGATGCCAGCACCGTTCCATTACCATTGCGTGAATTACGTCCTGGGTTACAGCGGGTTCATTTTGATGGCAGCAAGCCCATTATTTATGTGGAGGATAAAGCCACTGCCTCCGGCGCTGACCGTCTTTATCTAATCTTTGATGAAGAGAGTGTGTCTCTGCTGACCTTGGTGTTTGGCATATTGCCGTTAACCGCCGTGTTGGTCATTTTGTATATCTTTGCCTGGCTTGCTTATCGCCAGTCCCACCGGGCCATTTCCCCTATCGTTAAATTGGCCAAAGTAGTGGAAGAAGCAGAGCCCAAAGAAGGCCAGTGGCTGGCGTTGAATTTGGACGAATTGCGACATGCTCGGGATTTGGAAGTGTCCACCCTGGTGCGTGCTCTCGACCACTTTACCGAGCGCCTTGGGGAATTTATCGAGCGGGAACGCAACTTTACCCGCGATGCCAGCCATGAGCTGCGTACTCCCATTGCTGTTTTGCGCAGCTCTCTGGAATTGCTGGAGCGTAAACAAAAAGATTTTGGCGACGCTACTGTGACACGTATGTATCGAACGTTGTTTGATATGGAAGCATTGATCGAAACCCTGTTGCTGCTGGCCAGAGAAGAAAGCAATCAGCTGCCTTCCGACAAAGTTGTGATCAATGATCTGGTGAAAGATGAACTGGGTGCACTGGGCACGGTCTTTCACGATAAGGCCATTGAAATCAGTGTGGTGGATAAAGAACTGCTTAATGTAGATGCACCGACACCGGTGGCCAAAATTTTGATCAATAATCTGCTGCGCAATGCCTACAACTACACTCCGGAAGGGAAGATAGAAGTGGTGTTGGAAGCCCATTGCCTGCTGGTAAAAGATAGCGGCCCCGGTATGGATGCTGCCACCTTGGAAAGGCTGGGAACGCCATTTCATCGAGGCGGTACGGAAGGGGAGCTGGGTGGTCACGGTTTGGGTATGGCCATTGTCAAACGTCTGTGTAATCGCTATGGCTGGACACTAAAACTGGATAGTGAATTGGGTAAGGGGACGGAAGTCAGAGTCTGTTTTAGCACTGGTGATGGCGGCCTGGTATGA
- a CDS encoding DUF1365 domain-containing protein has translation MLPDGIYKGWVQHSRHRPRPHRFRYPMAMVLLDLDQLQKTFSKSRWWSLERFNAIGFYRKDYLAAPEANLKEAVINAIFRDCGDRFEGTVKILTQPRYFGIVFNPVTYYFCYNPDNQLSYIVTEINNTPWNERHSYVLPVVDGCTRFEFDKEFHVSPFMPMDLQYHWRFTLRAKKAHVHMTLLKDGLRQFDAVMSTKQQPLTSRSMAFLPIHYPMQTLLVVLRIYWQALRLWLKRIPFFDHPNTHSSSLPKVPLPEITGDKS, from the coding sequence ATGTTACCTGATGGCATCTACAAAGGTTGGGTACAGCACAGCCGCCACCGTCCCAGACCTCATCGGTTTCGCTACCCGATGGCGATGGTGCTGCTAGACCTGGATCAGCTACAAAAGACTTTTTCCAAAAGTCGCTGGTGGTCGTTGGAGCGTTTTAATGCCATTGGCTTCTACCGTAAAGACTATTTGGCCGCACCGGAAGCCAATCTCAAAGAAGCGGTGATTAATGCCATCTTTCGCGATTGTGGTGACCGCTTTGAAGGTACGGTAAAAATCCTTACCCAGCCGCGCTACTTTGGCATTGTGTTCAACCCGGTTACCTATTACTTCTGCTACAACCCCGATAATCAGCTGAGCTACATCGTTACGGAAATCAACAATACTCCCTGGAACGAACGCCACAGTTATGTTTTGCCGGTTGTCGATGGCTGCACTCGCTTCGAGTTTGATAAGGAGTTTCACGTATCACCGTTTATGCCTATGGATTTGCAGTACCACTGGCGGTTTACGTTGCGCGCTAAAAAAGCGCATGTGCATATGACACTTCTCAAAGACGGCCTGCGTCAGTTTGACGCGGTAATGTCGACAAAACAGCAACCGCTGACAAGCAGATCCATGGCGTTCTTGCCTATCCATTACCCGATGCAAACCCTGTTGGTGGTGTTGCGAATTTATTGGCAAGCACTGCGCTTATGGCTGAAGCGCATTCCCTTTTTTGATCACCCAAATACTCATTCCTCTTCTTTACCTAAAGTCCCTTTACCTGAAATAACGGGAGACAAGTCATGA
- a CDS encoding DUF2878 domain-containing protein, which yields MINFIAFQIVWFSCVLGASWGNTWLPVLATLAFVLLHFSISPVRRADAQLLALAIPIGIFLATLWSLLGILQYSNQPLFPVAPLWIVCLWVAFALTLNHSLSWMQRNLYLAGLLAAVGSPLSYYGAQKLGAVVWLDSTGVIAATSLSWLLVVPLLLRKAAKWSQEGRHALA from the coding sequence ATGATTAACTTTATTGCCTTTCAAATCGTTTGGTTCAGCTGTGTACTGGGTGCCAGTTGGGGCAATACCTGGTTGCCGGTTCTGGCGACGTTGGCTTTTGTGCTGCTTCATTTTTCCATATCACCGGTGCGTCGTGCAGACGCGCAATTGTTGGCACTTGCCATTCCCATCGGCATTTTCCTGGCTACCTTGTGGTCATTACTGGGTATTTTGCAATATTCAAATCAACCACTGTTTCCGGTGGCCCCTCTGTGGATTGTCTGTCTGTGGGTGGCGTTTGCGCTGACCTTGAATCATTCCCTGTCATGGATGCAGCGCAATTTGTATCTGGCCGGGTTATTGGCGGCTGTTGGCAGTCCGCTGTCTTATTACGGCGCGCAAAAGTTGGGCGCGGTAGTGTGGCTGGATAGCACAGGTGTTATTGCCGCTACATCACTGAGTTGGTTGTTGGTGGTGCCGTTGCTACTGAGAAAAGCGGCCAAGTGGTCGCAGGAGGGGCGTCATGCCTTGGCCTGA
- a CDS encoding valine--tRNA ligase produces MDKNYRPHDIEQNWYQTWEQNGYFAPSGERTESFSQMIPPPNVTGSLHMGHAFQHTIMDALTRYHRMQGKNSLWQVGTDHAGIATQMVVERKLAAEGKSRLDLGRDAFMDKVWEWKEKSGGTITQQMRRLGNSVDWDTERFTMDPGFTKAVQEVFVRLYEDGLLYRGKRLVNWDPKLHTAISDLEVENKEVKGKMWHLRYALADGATTADSKDYLVVATTRPETMLGDTGVAVNPEDPRYKDLIGKDIILPLVNRRIPIVGDEHADMEKGTGCVKITPAHDFNDNEVGKRHSLPMINVLTFNGDIRDSAQCFNSDGSVNDALDPTLPEKYQGMERFAARREIVADFEALGLLEAIEENAMTVPYGDRGGVVIEPMLTDQWYVDAKTLAKSAIEAVEDGRIQFVPQNYENMYFAWMRDIQDWCVSRQLWWGHRIPAWYDEQGNVYVGRDEAEVRTKHNLDDTPLQQDDDVLDTWFSSALWTFGTLGWPADDEETLERLKAFHPTDVLVTGFDIIFFWVARMVMMTMHFMKDDDGNPQVPFKTVYVTGLIRDDHGQKMSKSKGNVIDPLDMIDGISLDDLVAKRTGNMMQPQLAEKIKKRTEKEFPEGIAAHGTDALRFTLAALASTGRDINWDMKRLEGYRNFANKIWNASRYVLMNAEGQDCGQLSIDGKCEAVELSLADRWIASKLQTVEAEVTRHFDQYRFDLASQTLYDFIWNEYCDWYLELSKPVLWDENASPEAKRGTRRTLVRVLETIMRLMHPLMPYLTEEIWQAIKELAGKQGDTIMLQPYPKAVDNKRDSDAEADIEWLKQVIMGVRTIRGEMNIPPAKQLSVYFSNGSDADLKRLDSNRQFLLKLASLESITWLNDGDEKPLSATALAGELEILVPMAGLIDKDAELARLQKEIDKISKDFARVEGKLNNPKFVDKAPVEVVEKERAKMADMQTAIGKLEQQKTEIAKL; encoded by the coding sequence ATGGACAAGAATTACCGCCCGCACGACATCGAACAGAACTGGTACCAGACTTGGGAACAGAACGGCTACTTTGCGCCCTCTGGCGAGAGAACTGAGTCGTTCTCACAAATGATTCCCCCGCCAAATGTTACCGGCAGCCTGCACATGGGCCATGCCTTCCAGCACACCATTATGGACGCCCTTACTCGTTACCACCGCATGCAGGGCAAAAACAGCCTGTGGCAGGTGGGTACCGACCACGCTGGCATCGCCACGCAGATGGTGGTGGAGCGCAAACTGGCCGCCGAGGGCAAAAGCCGTCTGGATCTGGGCCGCGACGCCTTTATGGACAAAGTGTGGGAGTGGAAAGAAAAATCCGGCGGCACCATCACCCAGCAAATGCGCCGCCTGGGTAACTCCGTGGATTGGGATACTGAGCGCTTCACCATGGACCCCGGCTTTACCAAAGCGGTTCAGGAAGTGTTTGTGCGCCTCTACGAAGACGGCCTCTTGTACCGGGGCAAGCGTCTGGTGAACTGGGATCCGAAACTGCACACCGCTATCTCCGATCTGGAAGTGGAAAACAAAGAAGTCAAAGGCAAGATGTGGCACCTGCGCTACGCCCTTGCCGACGGCGCCACCACAGCAGATAGCAAAGACTATCTGGTAGTGGCCACCACCCGCCCGGAAACTATGCTGGGGGACACCGGCGTTGCGGTGAATCCGGAAGACCCGCGCTACAAAGACCTGATTGGCAAAGACATTATTCTGCCGCTGGTAAACCGCCGTATTCCCATCGTCGGCGACGAACACGCGGATATGGAGAAAGGCACTGGCTGTGTGAAGATCACTCCGGCCCACGACTTCAACGATAACGAGGTGGGCAAGCGCCACAGCCTGCCCATGATCAATGTGCTCACGTTTAACGGCGATATTCGCGATAGCGCCCAGTGCTTTAATTCCGATGGCAGCGTAAACGATGCTCTCGACCCCACCCTGCCAGAAAAGTACCAAGGCATGGAGCGCTTTGCCGCTCGCCGGGAAATTGTTGCGGATTTCGAAGCCTTGGGCTTGCTGGAAGCCATTGAAGAAAACGCCATGACCGTGCCTTACGGTGATCGTGGCGGCGTGGTGATCGAGCCCATGCTTACTGACCAATGGTATGTGGACGCCAAAACCCTGGCCAAGTCCGCCATCGAAGCGGTGGAAGACGGCCGCATCCAATTTGTACCCCAGAACTACGAAAATATGTACTTCGCCTGGATGCGCGACATTCAGGACTGGTGTGTGTCTCGCCAGCTGTGGTGGGGCCACCGCATTCCCGCTTGGTACGACGAGCAAGGCAATGTCTACGTAGGCCGCGACGAAGCCGAGGTACGCACCAAACACAACCTGGATGATACCCCGCTGCAACAGGACGACGATGTACTGGACACCTGGTTCAGTTCCGCCTTGTGGACGTTCGGCACCCTGGGCTGGCCTGCCGATGATGAAGAAACCCTTGAACGCCTGAAAGCTTTCCACCCCACCGATGTGCTGGTAACCGGGTTCGACATTATCTTTTTCTGGGTGGCACGCATGGTAATGATGACCATGCACTTTATGAAAGACGACGATGGCAACCCGCAGGTGCCGTTCAAAACCGTGTATGTCACCGGATTGATTCGCGATGACCATGGCCAGAAGATGTCCAAATCCAAAGGCAATGTGATTGACCCGCTGGATATGATTGACGGCATAAGCCTGGACGATCTGGTGGCCAAGCGCACCGGTAATATGATGCAGCCGCAGCTGGCGGAAAAGATCAAAAAACGCACCGAAAAAGAATTCCCGGAAGGCATTGCCGCCCATGGCACCGACGCCCTGCGTTTTACATTAGCAGCACTGGCTTCCACCGGCCGTGATATCAACTGGGACATGAAGCGCCTGGAAGGCTACCGCAACTTTGCCAACAAAATCTGGAATGCGTCCCGCTATGTGTTGATGAACGCTGAAGGACAAGATTGCGGGCAACTTTCTATAGATGGAAAGTGCGAAGCAGTTGAACTGTCGCTGGCAGACCGCTGGATTGCCAGCAAACTGCAAACCGTTGAAGCGGAAGTAACCCGCCACTTCGACCAGTACCGTTTCGACCTGGCCAGCCAGACGCTCTACGACTTTATCTGGAATGAATACTGCGATTGGTATTTGGAACTATCCAAGCCCGTTCTTTGGGATGAAAATGCATCACCTGAAGCCAAACGCGGTACCCGCCGTACCCTGGTTCGTGTGCTGGAAACCATTATGCGCCTGATGCACCCGCTGATGCCTTACCTCACCGAAGAAATCTGGCAGGCCATTAAAGAGCTAGCGGGTAAACAGGGCGACACCATTATGTTACAGCCCTACCCTAAAGCTGTGGACAACAAGCGGGACTCCGACGCAGAGGCCGATATCGAGTGGCTAAAGCAAGTGATTATGGGTGTGCGCACCATTCGCGGTGAAATGAATATCCCGCCAGCCAAACAGCTATCCGTGTATTTTTCCAATGGCAGCGACGCCGACCTGAAACGGTTGGATAGCAACCGTCAATTCCTATTGAAACTGGCTAGCCTGGAATCCATCACCTGGCTTAACGACGGTGACGAAAAACCTCTTTCTGCCACCGCCCTGGCCGGAGAACTGGAAATTTTGGTACCCATGGCTGGCCTGATCGACAAAGACGCGGAACTGGCTCGCCTGCAAAAAGAGATCGACAAAATCAGCAAAGACTTCGCCCGTGTGGAAGGCAAGCTAAACAACCCCAAATTCGTCGACAAAGCCCCGGTGGAAGTGGTGGAAAAAGAACGTGCCAAAATGGCAGATATGCAAACCGCTATTGGCAAGTTGGAGCAGCAGAAGACAGAAATCGCCAAGCTCTGA
- a CDS encoding SDR family NAD(P)-dependent oxidoreductase, which produces MSDSLVIGAGSGIAKAIIDQLLAVEPNAAVYGVCRNPGFSKHPNLHLMSCDYSEAEIESVIQQLENGPVIRRVFICNGVLHNSTTMPEKRLEELSGNYFLDILNSNTLVPLLWLKHLLPLLNHGRTCTVTLFSARVGSIGDNRLGGWYSYRASKAALNMAVKTAAVEYARRAKQVKLMLFHPGTTDTPLSTPFQANVPDGKLFSPQFVAQQLLSIVDHLEPDGQLSYLDWQGKTIPW; this is translated from the coding sequence ATGAGTGATAGTTTGGTGATCGGAGCAGGCAGTGGTATCGCCAAGGCGATCATCGACCAGCTTTTGGCTGTTGAACCAAATGCAGCTGTCTATGGTGTTTGCCGAAATCCCGGTTTCTCGAAGCATCCAAATCTTCACTTGATGTCCTGCGATTACAGTGAGGCTGAGATTGAGTCTGTTATACAGCAGTTAGAGAATGGCCCTGTTATTCGCCGAGTATTTATCTGCAACGGTGTTCTTCATAACTCAACGACTATGCCTGAGAAGCGCCTGGAAGAGCTTTCGGGTAACTATTTTCTGGATATTTTAAACAGCAATACGTTAGTGCCGTTGCTGTGGTTGAAGCACTTACTGCCACTGCTCAATCACGGCCGTACCTGTACGGTCACACTATTCAGTGCCCGTGTGGGCAGCATTGGTGATAACCGCCTGGGTGGCTGGTACAGTTATCGTGCTTCCAAAGCAGCCCTGAATATGGCGGTGAAAACCGCTGCAGTTGAGTACGCGCGCCGGGCTAAACAGGTCAAGTTGATGCTGTTTCATCCGGGTACGACAGATACTCCTCTTTCGACGCCCTTTCAAGCGAATGTGCCGGACGGCAAATTATTTTCGCCGCAATTTGTCGCTCAGCAATTACTGTCTATCGTTGATCACCTGGAGCCAGATGGGCAACTGAGTTATCTGGATTGGCAGGGCAAAACCATTCCCTGGTAG
- a CDS encoding class I SAM-dependent methyltransferase, which produces MTTQVTALAAKNRFLKSPEKTQRKSTLFEKLFVNRLGPLKNGAIHLAAPGGHYLLGDGQADLQVQMHVNDSAFFQSVATGGSVGAAESYMAGEWHCSDLTALVRILVRNQDLLDGMEGGVATVAGWLLKTVHQFHKNNRSGSRRNIAAHYDIGNDLFELFLDKEWMMYSSALYRTGDESLAQAQELKLARLCDKLDLKPSDHLLEIGTGWGGAAIFAAQNYGCRVTTTTISEEQYKLAVERIAGAGLSDKITVLLEDYRDLDGQYDKLLSIEMVEAVGHQFLDGYFKQCQQLLKPDGLGAIQAITIEDHRYKQALNSVDFIKRYIFPGSFIPCVSVLTGSAAKAGLRLTNLEDIGPSYALTLQDWRERFMDQLDQVRELGYSEAFIRMWEFYLCYCEGGFRERSISDVHLLFAASENRREQWIPGGE; this is translated from the coding sequence ATGACTACTCAGGTAACCGCGCTTGCGGCAAAAAATCGTTTTTTAAAAAGCCCTGAAAAGACGCAGCGCAAAAGTACGTTATTCGAAAAGTTGTTTGTGAATCGACTTGGCCCCTTAAAAAATGGTGCCATTCACCTGGCGGCACCCGGAGGTCATTACCTGTTGGGAGATGGCCAGGCAGATTTGCAGGTGCAAATGCATGTTAACGACAGTGCCTTTTTTCAAAGTGTGGCAACCGGCGGCAGTGTGGGCGCTGCAGAATCTTATATGGCCGGTGAGTGGCATTGCTCTGACTTAACGGCCTTGGTGCGCATTCTGGTGCGCAACCAGGATTTGCTGGATGGCATGGAAGGCGGGGTAGCAACCGTTGCCGGGTGGCTGTTGAAAACGGTTCATCAATTCCATAAAAACAATCGCAGTGGCAGTCGGCGCAATATTGCTGCCCACTACGATATTGGCAACGATTTATTTGAGTTGTTTTTGGACAAAGAGTGGATGATGTATTCCTCCGCTTTGTACCGTACGGGTGATGAGTCACTGGCCCAGGCTCAGGAATTAAAGTTAGCCAGGTTGTGCGACAAGCTGGATTTAAAGCCTTCCGATCATTTGTTGGAGATTGGTACCGGTTGGGGTGGCGCTGCTATCTTTGCTGCGCAGAATTACGGTTGCCGGGTGACCACTACAACCATATCGGAAGAGCAATATAAACTAGCGGTAGAGCGTATAGCCGGTGCGGGTTTGTCCGACAAAATCACCGTGCTGCTGGAAGATTACCGTGATCTGGACGGCCAGTACGACAAGTTGCTTTCCATCGAAATGGTGGAGGCCGTGGGCCATCAATTTCTGGACGGTTATTTCAAACAATGTCAGCAGTTGCTGAAACCGGATGGCCTGGGGGCAATTCAGGCAATCACCATTGAAGATCATCGTTACAAGCAAGCGCTGAATTCGGTGGATTTTATCAAGCGTTACATTTTCCCCGGCAGTTTTATTCCCTGCGTGAGTGTACTGACTGGCAGTGCAGCGAAGGCGGGTTTGCGGCTGACGAATTTGGAGGATATTGGCCCCAGCTACGCACTGACATTGCAGGACTGGCGTGAGCGTTTTATGGACCAGCTGGATCAGGTGCGTGAGCTGGGTTATTCGGAGGCGTTTATCCGTATGTGGGAGTTCTATCTGTGTTATTGCGAGGGCGGTTTCCGTGAGCGCAGTATCAGTGATGTGCACTTGTTGTTTGCTGCCAGTGAGAATCGTCGTGAGCAGTGGATTCCAGGTGGAGAGTGA
- a CDS encoding response regulator transcription factor — MTTTILIVEDHSDLAANIGDFLEAGGFTVDFAANGPLAVQLAANNHYDAVVLDIMLPGIDGYEVCHRMRNQLGLGMPIIMLTARDTLDDKLTGFGRGADDYLVKPFELKELEARIHALIRRQRGELENSTLRIGELTFDIQTMQVSRSGQNLKLSPTGLKILRLLMRESPKVVSREQIEMEIWGDDAPDSDALRSHLYTLRKVIDKPFDQQLLHTIPGVGFKLCDDSQ; from the coding sequence ATGACAACCACCATTCTGATCGTCGAAGACCACAGCGACCTGGCCGCCAATATTGGCGACTTTCTTGAGGCCGGTGGTTTTACCGTGGACTTTGCCGCCAATGGCCCACTGGCGGTGCAATTGGCAGCCAACAATCACTACGACGCCGTGGTTCTGGATATTATGCTGCCCGGCATCGACGGCTACGAAGTCTGCCACCGGATGCGCAATCAACTGGGGCTGGGCATGCCGATAATTATGCTCACCGCACGGGATACCCTGGATGATAAACTCACTGGCTTTGGTCGCGGCGCCGACGATTACCTGGTAAAGCCATTTGAGTTAAAAGAGTTGGAAGCGCGTATTCATGCCCTTATTCGCCGCCAGCGCGGAGAACTGGAAAACAGCACCTTGCGCATCGGCGAGCTGACTTTTGACATCCAAACCATGCAGGTAAGCCGCTCGGGTCAGAACCTTAAATTGTCTCCCACCGGGCTAAAAATTCTGCGCCTGCTGATGCGCGAATCACCGAAAGTGGTGAGCCGGGAACAAATTGAAATGGAAATTTGGGGGGATGACGCACCAGACAGCGATGCACTGCGCAGCCATCTGTACACACTGCGCAAAGTGATCGATAAACCCTTTGATCAGCAACTACTGCACACCATTCCCGGTGTCGGTTTTAAGTTGTGCGACGATAGCCAATAA
- a CDS encoding DUF1295 domain-containing protein: MALAWLWQVRSNNAGIVDAVWALGISVSAFYYGFTGGGSEWLRWTVALLMGCWYLRLGVYLTHRVFTEPEDGRYQYLRQYWGKRVNPYHFLFFQFQALLIWCFSLPAWLIANGEVAAAGTQHITAVILALVAFAGVTMSDKQLAQFRSQAANKGKVCEVGLWNYSRHPNYFFEWLHWFSYPLLAIGIVGGEWLWLAPVLMLLFLIFITGIPYTEQQAIRSRGDAYLRYRETTSAFVPWKKNLQKIVESN, from the coding sequence ATGGCACTTGCCTGGTTGTGGCAAGTGCGCAGCAATAATGCAGGTATTGTCGATGCGGTATGGGCACTGGGTATTTCCGTGTCTGCGTTTTACTACGGTTTTACCGGTGGTGGTAGTGAGTGGTTGCGCTGGACAGTGGCACTGCTCATGGGTTGTTGGTATTTGCGCCTGGGGGTTTATCTGACCCATCGGGTATTTACCGAGCCGGAAGATGGCCGCTATCAATATCTGCGCCAGTACTGGGGAAAACGAGTTAATCCGTATCACTTTTTATTTTTTCAGTTTCAGGCATTGTTGATTTGGTGCTTTAGCCTGCCCGCCTGGTTGATCGCCAATGGTGAAGTGGCTGCAGCTGGCACTCAACACATTACGGCTGTGATATTGGCGCTGGTGGCTTTTGCGGGCGTCACTATGTCGGATAAGCAGCTGGCGCAATTCCGTAGTCAAGCAGCCAATAAAGGCAAGGTGTGTGAAGTTGGTCTTTGGAATTATTCCCGTCACCCCAACTATTTTTTTGAATGGCTGCATTGGTTCAGTTATCCGTTGCTCGCCATTGGTATTGTCGGTGGCGAATGGCTGTGGCTGGCGCCGGTGTTGATGCTGCTGTTCTTGATTTTTATTACTGGTATTCCCTACACCGAACAACAGGCTATCCGCTCTCGCGGTGATGCCTATCTGCGCTATCGGGAGACTACCAGCGCATTTGTCCCGTGGAAAAAGAATTTGCAAAAAATTGTGGAGAGCAACTGA
- a CDS encoding class I SAM-dependent methyltransferase yields MKMIDLAEKKLVPDSAIRMGIRKLLKQRLQDEFANNPELASAQKSELINQLRNSPIAIETDAANEQHYEVPAKFYQLALGQHLKYSSCWWNNNTRTLEDAEQLMLELYLQRGQFEDGQDILELGCGWGSLTLFMAEKLPNSRITAVSNSNSQREYIQAQAKQRGIDNIQVITQDVNQLELDQQFDRIVSIEMFEHVRNYQKLLTKVSSWLRQDGKLFVHIFCHRSVLYPFETEGDDNWMGRYFFTGGLMPSADTLLYFQDHLTIEDQWLVNGSHYQKTSEAWLDNMDRHRKEITELFEQTYGEGQGAIWTQRWRMFFMACAELFGYQSGNEWMVTHYLFNKKLH; encoded by the coding sequence ATGAAAATGATTGATCTGGCAGAAAAAAAATTGGTACCGGATTCCGCTATCCGTATGGGTATTCGTAAGCTGCTGAAGCAACGTTTACAGGATGAGTTTGCCAATAACCCGGAGCTGGCCAGCGCCCAGAAAAGTGAGCTGATTAACCAGTTGCGCAACAGCCCCATTGCGATCGAAACCGATGCCGCCAATGAACAGCACTACGAAGTACCTGCGAAATTCTACCAACTGGCGCTTGGGCAGCACTTGAAGTACAGCAGTTGCTGGTGGAATAACAATACTCGCACCTTGGAAGATGCTGAACAGTTGATGCTGGAGCTGTACTTACAGCGTGGCCAATTTGAGGATGGGCAGGATATCCTCGAGTTAGGGTGTGGTTGGGGTTCACTCACTCTGTTTATGGCGGAAAAACTGCCTAATTCACGGATTACTGCAGTCTCCAACTCCAATTCCCAGCGTGAGTATATTCAGGCACAAGCCAAGCAGCGTGGTATCGATAATATTCAGGTGATTACACAGGACGTCAACCAGTTGGAACTGGATCAACAGTTCGACCGCATTGTGTCCATTGAAATGTTTGAGCATGTGCGCAACTACCAAAAACTACTTACCAAGGTGAGTAGCTGGTTGCGTCAGGATGGCAAATTGTTTGTGCATATTTTTTGTCACCGCTCTGTGTTGTATCCCTTTGAAACCGAAGGGGACGATAACTGGATGGGGCGTTATTTTTTCACCGGTGGATTGATGCCATCCGCTGACACATTGCTTTACTTTCAGGATCATCTCACCATTGAAGATCAATGGTTGGTGAATGGCAGTCACTATCAAAAAACATCGGAAGCCTGGCTCGACAATATGGATCGTCACCGCAAGGAGATCACTGAGCTGTTCGAGCAGACTTACGGTGAGGGGCAGGGGGCTATCTGGACTCAGCGCTGGCGGATGTTTTTTATGGCCTGTGCAGAGTTGTTTGGCTACCAGTCAGGGAATGAATGGATGGTGACTCACTATTTGTTTAACAAAAAGCTACACTGA